Proteins co-encoded in one Pantoea phytobeneficialis genomic window:
- a CDS encoding N-formylglutamate amidohydrolase — translation MQNLNEVIEDVSVPLLFSDEPAPVMVENRTGDSPFLILCDHGGKRIPRQLGDLGLPQHEIDRHIGWDIGVLAVSRHLSRLLNAPLVHQRYSRLVIDCNRLPGIPSSIPVVSEATPIPGNIGLSQQDRDQRRDDIFTPYHDAIRAILAERKQHGIPTCILAMHSFTPVFHGEQRPWQVGVLYQHQADYALTVLEQLHNTQRWCVGDNQPYSVSDETDYAVPQHANKNGLPYVEIEIRQDLIAQPAGQLAWAEDLAPIFTDSWNVLTRQQYKKEA, via the coding sequence ATGCAAAATCTAAATGAGGTAATTGAAGACGTGAGCGTCCCACTCCTTTTTTCCGATGAACCCGCTCCAGTGATGGTGGAGAACCGGACAGGCGATTCCCCTTTTTTGATCCTGTGTGACCACGGTGGAAAACGCATTCCGCGTCAGCTCGGCGATCTGGGTTTACCTCAGCATGAGATCGACCGACATATTGGCTGGGATATTGGCGTACTGGCGGTTTCCCGGCACCTGAGCCGGTTACTGAATGCCCCGTTGGTGCATCAGCGCTATTCCCGCCTGGTGATCGACTGCAACCGCCTGCCTGGCATTCCCAGCTCGATCCCGGTGGTGTCGGAAGCCACCCCCATTCCGGGCAATATCGGCCTGAGTCAGCAGGATCGTGACCAGCGACGGGACGACATTTTCACCCCGTATCATGATGCTATCCGCGCGATACTGGCCGAGCGCAAGCAGCACGGTATCCCGACGTGCATCCTGGCAATGCACAGCTTCACCCCGGTGTTTCATGGTGAGCAGCGGCCCTGGCAGGTTGGCGTTCTGTATCAGCATCAGGCCGACTATGCCCTGACGGTGCTGGAACAATTGCACAACACCCAGCGCTGGTGCGTGGGAGATAACCAACCCTATTCCGTTTCCGATGAAACCGACTACGCCGTACCGCAGCATGCCAATAAAAATGGTCTGCCTTATGTGGAAATTGAAATCCGCCAGGATTTGATTGCACAGCCAGCAGGACAACTGGCTTGGGCTGAGGATTTAGCCCCCATTTTTACCGACAGCTGGAATGTGCTTACCCGTCAGCAATATAAAAAAGAGGCGTAA
- a CDS encoding isochorismatase family cysteine hydrolase — translation MFNPSSRNIPIEKQAATLLFVDVQNYNARRDGGEYVGMSTAEQHEKFGYFFDIIERETIANMQKVQAACRASQVEVMYTVIESLTKDGRDRSLDYKITGFNVPRDSWDAQVLEAIAPADDEIVLSKTSSSVFISTNIDYVLRNLGTRYLVIAGFLTDQCIESAVRDACDLGYLVTLVTDACATLTPERQQNSLNAIKGYCRQVTTQDFLNELAAG, via the coding sequence ATGTTTAATCCCTCCAGTCGTAATATCCCGATTGAGAAACAAGCCGCGACGTTGTTATTTGTCGATGTGCAGAACTACAACGCCCGCCGTGATGGTGGTGAATATGTCGGGATGTCTACAGCCGAGCAACACGAGAAGTTTGGTTATTTCTTTGACATTATTGAACGTGAAACCATCGCGAATATGCAAAAAGTCCAGGCGGCGTGTCGTGCCAGTCAGGTTGAAGTGATGTACACCGTGATTGAAAGTCTGACCAAAGATGGACGTGACCGTAGTCTCGACTACAAAATCACCGGCTTTAACGTGCCGCGTGATTCGTGGGACGCTCAGGTGCTGGAAGCTATCGCACCAGCGGATGATGAAATCGTTCTGTCGAAAACCTCTTCCAGCGTGTTTATCTCTACCAATATTGATTATGTGTTGCGTAATCTTGGCACACGTTATCTGGTGATTGCGGGTTTTCTTACCGATCAATGCATTGAAAGCGCGGTACGTGACGCCTGCGATCTGGGCTATCTGGTAACATTAGTGACCGATGCCTGCGCGACACTGACGCCAGAACGTCAGCAAAACTCCCTCAATGCTATCAAAGGTTATTGCCGCCAGGTGACGACACAGGATTTTCT
- a CDS encoding MurR/RpiR family transcriptional regulator, with protein MLAQQIKDNMAELSPAERKIARAMLADYPGAGLGSVQMLADRAGVSLPSVVRFARRLGFGGFVDFQQALRDEISEQAKGPLQRLDNWVTTESASALMEAAIKSSTLAIQCSLRDIAEYEIAEATRLIGAKEHHVILGGGRISQSLAMYFGRNLQQVRRGVDVLAENHHDRIQQIIDVNKNDVFVLFDFRRYQQDMYQLAQEIVARGATLIAVTDTQLSPIASLAKVVLAIHVETPWLFDGYAAGIVLIDAIIASIMESQGDKTVQRLQQWEALGPLSLNAKSK; from the coding sequence AATTGCCAGGGCCATGCTGGCCGACTATCCCGGTGCGGGCTTAGGTTCGGTGCAGATGCTGGCAGATCGCGCTGGCGTCAGCCTGCCTTCCGTGGTGCGCTTTGCCCGCCGCCTGGGCTTTGGTGGCTTCGTTGATTTTCAGCAGGCGCTGCGTGATGAGATCTCTGAACAGGCCAAAGGTCCGTTACAACGTCTGGATAACTGGGTGACGACAGAAAGCGCGTCGGCCCTGATGGAAGCGGCGATTAAATCTTCGACGCTGGCAATCCAGTGTTCATTACGTGACATCGCGGAATACGAAATCGCCGAGGCCACCCGGCTAATCGGTGCCAAAGAACATCATGTGATCCTCGGCGGTGGCCGTATCAGTCAATCGCTGGCGATGTATTTTGGCCGCAACCTGCAACAGGTAAGACGCGGCGTGGATGTGCTCGCCGAAAACCATCATGACCGGATTCAGCAGATCATCGACGTCAATAAAAACGACGTGTTCGTGCTGTTTGATTTTCGCCGCTACCAGCAGGACATGTATCAGCTGGCGCAGGAGATTGTGGCGCGAGGCGCCACGCTCATTGCGGTAACGGATACCCAACTCTCTCCCATCGCTTCTCTGGCTAAAGTGGTGCTGGCCATCCATGTGGAAACCCCGTGGCTGTTTGATGGTTATGCCGCCGGTATTGTGCTGATCGATGCCATTATCGCCAGCATTATGGAAAGTCAGGGCGATAAAACCGTGCAGCGCTTGCAGCAATGGGAAGCGCTTGGCCCCCTATCTTTGAATGCAAAATCTAAATGA